In Capsicum annuum cultivar UCD-10X-F1 chromosome 7, UCD10Xv1.1, whole genome shotgun sequence, one genomic interval encodes:
- the LOC107877403 gene encoding ABC transporter G family member 9-like has product MEMEDIQISQMESASIFKKTNLPVTLKFENVVYKIKPKTEGMLNNSSNSEEEKIILKGITGIVFPGEMLAMLGPSGSGKTTLLTGLGGRLSGRLDGNITYNGKPFKNSMKRYTGFVTQDDVLYPHLTVTETLVFTALLRLPKTLSHIEKIAHAEGVISQLGLTKCKDSIIGGPLLRGVSGGERKRVSIGQEMLINPSLLFLDEPTSGLDSTTAQKIVSTLWDLVNGGKTIVMTIHQPSSRLFYMFHKVLLLSEGNPLYFGRGEDVMGYFSRIGYSPLVAMNPSDFLLDLANGIVDDPQEDQASMKQTLVSAFKNNLLDGVKEELRKYDDSQVHDKLQKGKFNQWANSWWQQSAVLFRRGMKERKHDSFSVLKVGQVIAVSILCALLWWRSSDIQDQIGLLFFYSQFWSFYPLFQAIFTFPQERMMLEKERSSGMYRLSSYFMSRIIVDLPMELVLPSVFVIKTYWTTGLKPFALNFFSTLFTLLFSVLVSQGLGLALGALVMDQKSATVLGSVIMLSFTLVGGYFVHHVPIFISWIKYISVCQYTFKLLVGAQFQAGETYTCGINATCYVQDSPAIKAVGLGDTAISIVALAIMLVAYRFLAYLALVRIGVTKK; this is encoded by the exons ATGGAGATGGAGGACATACAAATAAGTCAGATGGAAAGTGCCTCCATTTTCAAGAAAACTAATCTTCCTGTCACTCTCAAG TTTGAAAATGTTGTGTACAAGATTAAGCCCAAGACTGAAGGTATGTTGAACAATTCCTCGAATtcagaagaagagaaaataatcTTGAAGGGGATAACCGGTATAGTTTTCCCTGGTGAAATGCTGGCGATGTTAGGCCCATCGGGGAGTGGTAAAACGACTCTGTTAACAGGGCTAGGAGGGCGTCTGAGTGGCCGGCTTGATGGCAATATAACTTATAATGGAAAGCCCTTCAAAAATTCCATGAAGCGTTACACTGGATTTGTTACTCAAGACGATGTTTTGTACCCTCACTTAACTGTCACGGAAACACTTGTATTCACTGCCTTGCTTCGCTTGCCTAAAACCTTATCACACATTGAAAAGATCGCGCATGCTGAGGGTGTAATTTCACAATTGGGGTTGACGAAGTGCAAGGATAGTATTATTGGAGGTCCATTGTTGAGAGGTGTTTCTGGTGGTGAGAGGAAAAGAGTCAGCATTGGGCAAGAAATGCTTATTAATCCGAGTTTGTTGTTTTTGGATGAACCAACATCGGGCCTTGATTCAACAACCGCTCAAAAGATTGTGTCGACTTTGTGGGATTTAGTGAATGGTGGAAAGACAATTGTGATGACAATACACCAGCCTTCAAGTAGACTGTTTTACATGTTCCACAAAGTGTTGTTGTTATCGGAAGGAAATCCATTGTACTTTGGCAGAGGTGAAgatgttatgggatacttttcGCGCATTGGATATTCACCTTTAGTCGCTATGAATCCCTCCGACTTCTTGTTAGATCTTGCAAACG GCATTGTAGATGATCCACAAGAAGATCAAGCATCGATGAAGCAAACTTTAGTAAGCGCTTTCAAAAACAATCTGTTGGATGGAGTGAAGGAAGAATTGCGAAAATATGATGATAGTCAAGTTCATGATAAATTACAGAAAGGGAAATTCAATCAATGGGCAAACTCTTGGTGGCAGCAATCCGCGGTGTTGTTTAGGAGAGGAATGAAAGAGCGAAAACACGACTCCTTTTCAGTCCTCAAGGTTGGACAGGTCATAGCGGTATCCATCTTGTGTGCATTGTTATGGTGGCGTTCCAGCGACATACAAGATCAG ATTGGGCTCTTGTTCTTTTACTCTCAGTTTTGGAGCTTCTATCCTCTCTTCCAAGCTATATTTACCTTCCCACAAGAAAGAATGATGCTGGAGAAGGAACGATCCTCAGGGATGTATCGACTCTCTTCATATTTCATGTCAAGAATTATTGTTGATCTTCCAATGGAACTAGTACTTCCATCTGTTTTCGTCATCAAAACATACTGGACAACAGGCCTAAAACCCTTCGCGCTCAACTTCTTCTCTACCTTATTCACCCTCCTCTTTAGCGTACTAGTCTCTCAAGGCCTCGGACTTGCACTTGGTGCATTGGTCATGGATCAAAAATCAGCTACAGTACTCGGTTCAGTTATCATGCTATCGTTCACCCTAGTAGGCGGATACTTTGTTCACCATGTTCCTATATTCATTAGCTGGATAAAATACATATCGGTTTGCCAGTATACGTTCAAGCTCTTAGTAGGGGCACAGTTTCAAGCCGGGGAAACATATACCTGTGGCATAAATGCAACTTGTTACGTGCAAGATTCCCCTGCGATTAAGGCTGTAGGGCTCGGAGATACAGCGATATCAATTGTTGCATTGGCTATAATGCTTGTGGCATATAGGTTCTTGGCTTATTTAGCACTTGTGAGAATTGGTGTGACAAAAAAATAG